From a region of the Paenibacillus sp. FSL R10-2734 genome:
- a CDS encoding ATP-binding cassette domain-containing protein, with translation MSSIFEIQRIAKLNWKCSDQASKYLFSDISAKISESDRIALIGASGQGKSTLLRIMALLDAPDEGDMLVNGSSFKSMDSRLWRMKIGFVAQQAVMLSGSVEDNLRTVSKLHDSPYDLKLVQRLLEQLGLEQLDLSKKAADCSGGEKQRISLIRSLLLQPNVLLLDEITASLDINSTQRVEALLEQWHKEEGTSMIWVTHDLKQASRISTTTWFMGKGKLEQHLSESFFAESAEALAKRFIRPLEGASLL, from the coding sequence TTGAGCAGTATTTTTGAAATTCAAAGAATTGCAAAATTGAACTGGAAATGCAGCGATCAAGCTTCGAAATATCTATTCTCGGACATATCCGCAAAAATATCTGAATCGGATAGAATCGCACTTATTGGTGCATCAGGTCAAGGGAAAAGCACACTCCTAAGAATAATGGCTCTGCTGGATGCTCCGGATGAAGGGGATATGCTAGTCAATGGCAGCTCATTCAAAAGCATGGATTCAAGGCTGTGGAGAATGAAAATAGGGTTTGTGGCTCAACAAGCGGTTATGTTGTCTGGAAGTGTGGAGGATAACCTAAGAACCGTCAGTAAGCTGCATGACAGTCCTTATGACCTTAAACTTGTACAGCGACTATTGGAACAGCTTGGACTGGAACAATTAGATTTAAGTAAGAAAGCGGCAGATTGCTCAGGTGGTGAGAAGCAGCGGATTTCCTTGATTCGGTCATTGCTGTTGCAGCCTAATGTTCTACTGCTCGATGAAATCACTGCTTCACTTGATATTAACAGCACTCAAAGGGTAGAGGCTCTGCTGGAACAGTGGCATAAAGAAGAAGGTACATCAATGATTTGGGTGACCCATGACCTTAAGCAGGCTAGCCGAATTAGCACTACCACATGGTTTATGGGGAAGGGTAAGCTGGAACAACACTTGAGTGAATCTTTTTTTGCTGAATCTGCGGAAGCTTTGGCCAAAAGATTTATTCGACCGTTAGAAGGAGCGTCATTACTATGA
- a CDS encoding MazG-like family protein, with product MEINEVQKWIKSFYGQRGWADYGPFIRVGFLMEETGEVARAVRSYEIGRDRPDESTPPPEQLKNDLIEEIGDVLGNIALLADLYGITLEEAFTAHKEKLVKRFNS from the coding sequence ATGGAAATTAATGAAGTGCAGAAATGGATTAAGAGCTTTTATGGACAAAGAGGCTGGGCCGATTACGGGCCTTTTATTCGAGTTGGATTTCTTATGGAAGAAACCGGGGAGGTAGCACGGGCAGTACGGTCCTATGAAATCGGGAGAGATCGCCCAGATGAATCTACTCCTCCTCCAGAGCAACTAAAAAACGACTTGATTGAGGAAATTGGTGATGTGCTAGGAAATATAGCCTTGTTAGCCGATTTGTATGGTATCACTTTAGAAGAGGCATTTACTGCGCATAAGGAAAAATTAGTTAAACGCTTTAATTCCTAA
- a CDS encoding DUF4265 domain-containing protein, translated as MLDSSGLHICFDPAGREIEILDVTPVGKDKYRIEETPIFNPSVTMGDIIRVKEELGIYYYQETVQKSHFKRYAWLLSKEAVDSAAISAFKQRITENDGKCEQIFGGLLVIHIPKNTMMDVDGEMNRIIERF; from the coding sequence ATGCTAGACTCGTCAGGACTACATATTTGCTTCGATCCAGCAGGCCGTGAAATTGAAATCCTTGATGTTACTCCAGTCGGTAAAGATAAATACCGCATCGAAGAGACGCCGATCTTTAATCCAAGTGTTACAATGGGTGATATTATACGGGTGAAAGAAGAGCTAGGGATCTATTACTATCAGGAAACTGTACAGAAATCTCATTTCAAAAGGTACGCTTGGCTCCTCAGTAAAGAGGCTGTTGATTCAGCAGCCATTTCTGCTTTTAAACAACGGATCACAGAGAATGATGGGAAATGTGAACAGATCTTTGGCGGTTTGTTGGTTATTCATATTCCTAAGAATACTATGATGGACGTAGATGGGGAAATGAATCGCATTATTGAGCGGTTTTAG
- the fetB gene encoding iron export ABC transporter permease subunit FetB produces the protein MSYTALSFTLLFVLGTMLVSVWQKLGLEKDIIVGTIRSAIQLLAVGYVLQFIFKSDHLIYIILIIIFMISVAAWNAAKRGKGLRGLVWRIGLAIATMELLMLGILLGLHIIEATPQYIIPISGMTIGSAMVVSGLFINHIKHEIHQSKGEIETLLSLGATVPQAIHEVRKRSVKFSMIPTIDGMKTVGLVQLPGMMTGMIIAGADPVIAVRYQILIVFSFTASAAITSILLSVLSYRLFFTPDLRLKQSVE, from the coding sequence ATGAGTTATACTGCACTGAGTTTTACGCTTCTGTTTGTGTTAGGGACGATGTTAGTCTCCGTGTGGCAAAAGCTCGGATTAGAAAAAGATATTATTGTAGGCACTATAAGGTCGGCAATTCAACTGCTTGCGGTCGGATATGTCCTGCAATTTATTTTTAAATCCGATCATTTGATCTATATCATTTTGATTATAATCTTCATGATAAGCGTAGCCGCGTGGAATGCAGCAAAAAGAGGAAAAGGACTGCGTGGATTAGTCTGGAGAATTGGCCTTGCGATCGCTACCATGGAACTACTAATGTTGGGCATTCTGCTCGGATTACATATTATTGAGGCAACACCACAATATATCATTCCGATTAGTGGCATGACCATTGGCAGTGCTATGGTTGTCTCGGGTTTGTTCATTAACCATATCAAGCATGAAATACATCAGAGTAAAGGTGAAATAGAGACCCTGCTGTCACTTGGTGCAACGGTTCCTCAGGCGATCCATGAAGTCAGAAAAAGATCTGTGAAATTCAGCATGATCCCAACCATAGATGGAATGAAGACGGTAGGACTTGTCCAACTTCCGGGTATGATGACGGGTATGATTATTGCGGGCGCTGATCCTGTAATCGCTGTTCGCTACCAGATTCTAATTGTGTTCTCATTCACCGCTTCTGCGGCCATAACGAGTATATTACTTAGTGTGCTGAGCTACCGACTCTTTTTCACGCCTGATCTACGTCTTAAGCAATCGGTGGAATAA
- a CDS encoding alpha/beta hydrolase — MGKPLRIILISIGALATAIVLFLVTVFVANIFFNKSDQAKIKPYGQSVSVDGKNMNVLIQGKGEETVVLLPGYGTVAPGLDFKLLIDELSPFYKVVTIEPFGYGLSDRTEKERTTENIVSEIHEAVKQLNIDRYILMAHSISGMYSLNYVNKYPNEVSAFVGIDNSIATEDRIGVKIPTGKLKLLRKSGLGRLLFKSSGNPYAELPFDDETKEQLRLLTLRNTYNYTNLNEVEHMSSNYKGALNSTFPKDIPLLLFVQGDDTLLKDWISLHEEQVKNSVQGKLVKLDAGHYLHHTKSKEIAENFKTFMKEIK, encoded by the coding sequence ATGGGTAAACCGCTTCGAATTATACTTATTTCCATAGGGGCTTTAGCTACTGCAATAGTACTTTTTCTAGTGACTGTTTTTGTCGCTAATATTTTCTTCAATAAATCGGACCAAGCTAAAATAAAACCCTATGGTCAGTCTGTAAGCGTCGATGGTAAAAATATGAATGTTTTGATTCAAGGAAAAGGTGAAGAGACAGTCGTGCTCTTACCTGGTTATGGAACAGTGGCACCGGGACTTGATTTTAAGCTGCTAATAGATGAACTATCTCCATTTTACAAAGTTGTCACGATTGAGCCTTTCGGTTATGGATTAAGTGATAGAACTGAAAAAGAGCGAACCACAGAAAATATTGTGAGTGAAATTCATGAAGCTGTAAAGCAGCTTAATATTGACCGTTATATTCTAATGGCACACTCTATTTCCGGTATGTACAGTTTGAATTATGTGAACAAATATCCAAACGAAGTGAGTGCATTTGTCGGGATTGATAATAGTATTGCAACGGAAGACAGAATAGGTGTTAAAATACCAACAGGAAAATTAAAACTACTTAGAAAATCAGGCTTGGGCAGATTGTTATTTAAATCAAGTGGAAATCCCTATGCTGAATTGCCGTTTGATGATGAAACTAAAGAACAATTGAGATTGCTTACGCTTAGAAACACTTATAATTACACTAACTTAAATGAAGTGGAACATATGTCTTCTAATTATAAAGGGGCTCTAAATTCAACTTTTCCAAAGGATATTCCCCTTTTGCTCTTTGTACAAGGGGATGATACTCTCTTAAAAGATTGGATATCATTGCATGAAGAGCAAGTCAAAAATTCCGTACAAGGAAAATTGGTAAAACTTGATGCAGGACATTATCTGCACCATACCAAATCAAAAGAAATCGCCGAAAATTTTAAGACATTTATGAAAGAAATAAAATAA
- a CDS encoding HD domain-containing phosphohydrolase: protein MKAHVTDLKHGDCLIMDTFNSVGLHVLPKGTIVYKEEIALLMRHRIDYVDIEPRSIAMDNEGTNLAQSLNGNFDLAIQNYESIFLEALSKGSFTQSDVDLTLQPLLEKMDEHKDVVSLLLLLEREDIGTYNHSLQVGLLSFYIATWLGYTKEERYEISRAGYLHDIGKSQIDPVILNKTGALTPEETEELKRHTTYGYDIIIKSMNDEKTALVALQHHEFEDGTGYPNMLRKADLHPYTLIVAVANAYVGMTSARANQPKQGLITVLRKVHELGFGKLNGNAVQALIGHLLPNFVGKNVQLSNGELGTIIMNNPLDIFKPLVKVDETTFRDLSKERNLTVEEVFI from the coding sequence TTGAAAGCTCATGTCACAGATCTCAAGCATGGCGATTGTCTTATCATGGACACTTTCAATAGTGTTGGCCTACACGTGCTCCCGAAAGGGACAATTGTCTACAAAGAAGAAATAGCCCTCCTGATGAGACATCGAATCGATTATGTCGATATTGAACCTCGCAGCATAGCGATGGATAATGAGGGAACGAATCTGGCGCAAAGCCTGAATGGAAACTTTGATCTTGCAATCCAAAACTATGAATCGATTTTTCTAGAAGCACTCAGCAAGGGCAGTTTCACGCAGTCTGATGTAGATCTTACGCTACAGCCCTTGCTGGAAAAAATGGATGAACATAAGGATGTAGTTTCCTTATTGCTGTTGCTTGAACGGGAGGATATTGGTACATACAATCATTCTTTGCAGGTCGGACTGTTATCTTTTTACATAGCGACTTGGTTAGGCTATACAAAAGAAGAACGTTACGAGATCAGTCGAGCAGGGTATTTACACGACATAGGAAAAAGTCAGATTGACCCTGTTATCTTAAATAAGACAGGGGCCTTAACCCCTGAGGAAACGGAAGAACTAAAGCGTCATACTACATATGGATACGATATTATTATTAAATCTATGAATGATGAGAAGACTGCTCTGGTGGCGCTTCAGCATCATGAGTTCGAGGATGGAACAGGTTATCCTAATATGCTTCGTAAGGCGGACCTGCACCCGTATACTCTAATTGTAGCTGTTGCTAATGCATATGTTGGGATGACCTCTGCAAGAGCGAATCAACCAAAACAAGGGCTGATTACCGTTCTGCGCAAGGTGCATGAGCTAGGCTTTGGCAAGCTGAATGGAAATGCGGTGCAAGCCTTAATCGGACATTTATTGCCGAACTTCGTAGGTAAAAATGTTCAGCTTAGTAACGGGGAGCTTGGCACGATTATTATGAATAACCCATTGGATATTTTCAAACCGCTAGTGAAAGTAGATGAAACTACGTTCAGGGATTTATCCAAGGAGCGAAATTTGACTGTTGAGGAAGTATTTATTTAA
- a CDS encoding excalibur calcium-binding domain-containing protein has product MKKTLNICLAAGLLLTLSIGTVSTANAESKAKTYKNCSALNKDYKGGVAISSSTKNVGGKTKHKPYVSKELYNANKKSDRDKDGIACEK; this is encoded by the coding sequence TTGAAAAAAACTCTAAATATATGTCTAGCAGCAGGATTACTACTTACTCTATCCATCGGTACTGTAAGTACAGCAAACGCTGAATCCAAAGCCAAAACTTACAAGAACTGCTCAGCGCTAAACAAAGATTACAAAGGCGGAGTTGCCATTTCCAGCTCTACTAAGAACGTAGGCGGAAAAACGAAACATAAACCCTATGTATCCAAAGAGCTCTATAATGCCAACAAAAAAAGCGACCGTGATAAAGACGGAATCGCTTGTGAGAAATAA
- a CDS encoding glycoside hydrolase family 9 protein gives MSERALRIITVNQIGYLVDGEKIAVFTGAGHDFQVVNVDNGNVVFEGKTGAPRFDKASGVTVHTGDFSEIKAVGRYRIEQGEGIASASFMISDKPYHELQQGMLKAFYYYRCGVELTEEYAGDWKHKPCHTAEGMIYGQPERRLDCSGGWHDAGDYGKYSGPGAKAIADLLLAYELYPSAFVSAIPIPESDGATPDVLLECKVELDWLFKMQDGRTGGVYHKLTTLSFPDLDVMPEHDIADLYFSPVSATATGDFAGVMAMAARVYEPFDSAYAKKCLDAAKLAWQWLVQHPDAPAFTNPPEISTGEYGDGVDKDERYWAAAELYRTTGKEEYHQAILQLAQLSFPKYSLGWADMGGYGTLAYLLKGEDQANHALYASLKEGLLAEAERLVERSHEDGYRISLKEEDYIWGSNMLVMNNAMLLLAAEYFSGDSSYADCALEHLHYLMGRNVLDISYVTGFGDRPVMHPHHRPSVGDHVIDPVPGLVSGGPDRGLHDEYVVEHLQGKPAAQCFADHELSYSTNEVTIYWNSPAVFVTARFNQ, from the coding sequence ATGAGCGAGCGTGCACTCCGAATCATTACTGTAAATCAAATCGGATATCTGGTGGATGGAGAAAAGATCGCAGTGTTTACTGGTGCTGGACATGATTTTCAGGTTGTTAATGTTGATAATGGAAATGTTGTATTCGAAGGGAAGACAGGTGCTCCAAGATTCGATAAGGCAAGCGGAGTAACTGTGCATACAGGTGATTTTTCTGAGATTAAAGCTGTGGGTCGATACCGGATTGAACAGGGTGAGGGGATAGCTTCGGCATCATTTATGATCTCAGATAAGCCATATCATGAGCTTCAACAGGGCATGCTGAAGGCCTTTTATTATTATCGCTGCGGGGTTGAATTGACTGAAGAGTATGCGGGAGATTGGAAGCACAAGCCATGTCATACAGCAGAAGGAATGATATATGGTCAACCGGAGCGTCGACTAGACTGCTCTGGAGGCTGGCATGATGCAGGTGATTATGGAAAATATAGTGGACCAGGAGCTAAGGCTATCGCTGATCTTTTGCTTGCTTATGAGCTATATCCTTCCGCTTTTGTAAGCGCTATTCCGATACCTGAAAGTGATGGGGCTACTCCAGATGTTCTGCTGGAATGTAAAGTGGAGCTGGATTGGTTGTTCAAAATGCAGGACGGCAGAACAGGCGGAGTATACCATAAGCTGACCACGCTGAGCTTTCCCGATCTAGATGTGATGCCTGAGCACGATATAGCAGACCTATATTTCTCACCGGTGTCAGCCACCGCCACTGGAGATTTTGCTGGAGTTATGGCTATGGCAGCGAGGGTGTATGAGCCATTTGACTCAGCCTATGCGAAGAAATGTCTGGATGCCGCAAAGCTAGCTTGGCAATGGCTTGTTCAGCATCCAGACGCACCAGCCTTCACGAACCCACCCGAAATTAGCACTGGAGAATATGGGGATGGCGTCGATAAGGACGAGCGGTATTGGGCTGCAGCGGAGCTGTATCGTACGACGGGGAAAGAAGAATACCATCAAGCTATTCTACAGCTGGCACAGTTATCTTTTCCAAAGTATAGTCTTGGCTGGGCGGATATGGGGGGCTATGGCACACTTGCGTACCTGTTAAAGGGTGAAGATCAAGCAAACCATGCGTTGTATGCCTCGTTAAAAGAAGGACTTCTAGCTGAGGCGGAACGTTTAGTGGAACGGAGTCATGAGGATGGCTATAGGATCTCCTTGAAAGAGGAGGACTATATTTGGGGGAGTAATATGCTCGTAATGAACAATGCGATGCTGCTGCTAGCTGCTGAGTATTTTAGTGGCGATTCGAGTTACGCGGACTGTGCGCTAGAGCATTTGCACTATTTGATGGGCCGCAACGTATTGGATATCAGTTATGTTACCGGATTTGGCGATCGACCAGTGATGCATCCGCATCATCGCCCATCTGTTGGTGACCATGTGATTGATCCAGTGCCAGGTCTGGTATCTGGTGGTCCAGATCGTGGGCTCCATGATGAATATGTAGTTGAACATTTACAGGGAAAACCAGCAGCACAGTGCTTTGCTGATCATGAACTTAGCTATTCCACGAACGAGGTAACGATTTACTGGAATTCACCAGCAGTATTCGTTACAGCTCGGTTTAATCAATAA
- a CDS encoding SDR family oxidoreductase has protein sequence MNSHLDRMHDRVALITGTSSGFGLLTALKLAGQGFKVVATMRDLSRKGELEQQAEQAGLLKQLHFMTMDVTDSDSIQAVISSVHETFGRIDVLVNNAGFAIGGFIEEISMEEWRQQMETNFFGLVAVTKAVLPVMREQRSGTIINVGSISGLSGFPGYAPYAASKFAVEGFSESLRHEMSPYGIRVVLIEPGSFRTPIWGKGMEQIRRSEDSPYRERLDAVLRYSKHTAETAPDPRQVADLIGRITEMKSPRLRYPIGKGTRILILGKMLLPWKWLERIIAKELR, from the coding sequence ATGAATTCACATCTAGATCGAATGCATGATCGAGTGGCCTTAATAACCGGAACCTCTAGTGGATTTGGACTGCTCACAGCTCTTAAACTAGCTGGGCAGGGATTCAAAGTTGTAGCAACCATGCGCGATTTGAGTCGTAAAGGCGAGCTTGAACAACAGGCAGAGCAAGCAGGACTCTTAAAGCAGCTTCATTTCATGACTATGGATGTTACCGATAGTGATTCTATACAGGCAGTTATATCCTCAGTGCACGAAACATTTGGAAGAATTGATGTTCTGGTAAACAATGCAGGCTTTGCTATAGGCGGCTTCATAGAAGAGATATCTATGGAGGAATGGCGTCAGCAAATGGAGACGAACTTTTTCGGATTAGTGGCGGTGACAAAAGCTGTGCTGCCAGTTATGCGAGAACAGAGAAGTGGTACGATAATTAACGTGGGAAGTATAAGCGGGTTGTCCGGGTTTCCGGGGTATGCGCCATATGCAGCTTCCAAATTTGCAGTAGAAGGATTCAGTGAAAGTCTGCGTCATGAAATGTCTCCTTATGGAATACGTGTAGTATTAATTGAACCTGGCTCCTTCCGTACTCCGATATGGGGAAAAGGAATGGAACAAATCCGTCGAAGTGAGGATTCTCCTTATAGAGAACGTCTGGACGCTGTTCTACGATATTCTAAGCATACCGCTGAAACTGCACCTGATCCAAGGCAAGTGGCAGATCTTATCGGTCGCATTACTGAAATGAAGTCACCAAGGCTTCGGTATCCTATCGGCAAAGGTACCCGGATCTTGATCTTAGGCAAAATGCTGCTCCCGTGGAAATGGCTGGAGAGAATTATTGCGAAAGAATTGAGGTGA
- the lepB gene encoding signal peptidase I: MLKFIKQYLPSVAIAVVLSLFVRTYVAEAMRVPTGSMIPTIEINDRLIVEKMLWMTTLDHGDIVVFTPPVAGDKNKRYVKRLIGLPGDTIEIKDGALYRNGTEINEPYLNEQMDYTFGPVTVPADHYFFLGDNRNISYDAHLWATPFVAKDKLIGKVIADFSIPF, from the coding sequence ATGTTGAAATTTATCAAACAATATTTGCCTAGTGTTGCTATCGCAGTGGTCCTATCTTTGTTTGTAAGAACTTATGTTGCTGAAGCCATGAGGGTTCCTACTGGCTCTATGATTCCTACAATTGAAATTAATGACCGTCTAATCGTTGAAAAAATGTTATGGATGACGACACTCGATCATGGAGATATCGTTGTGTTTACGCCACCCGTAGCAGGTGATAAGAATAAAAGATACGTAAAGCGGTTAATAGGGCTACCGGGTGATACCATTGAAATTAAAGATGGAGCACTTTACCGAAACGGAACGGAGATCAATGAACCATACCTCAATGAGCAGATGGACTATACCTTTGGACCCGTTACGGTTCCGGCGGATCATTACTTTTTTCTCGGAGATAACCGGAATATAAGCTATGATGCTCATCTTTGGGCTACTCCTTTTGTAGCGAAGGATAAGTTGATTGGAAAAGTGATCGCGGACTTTAGTATTCCTTTTTAG
- a CDS encoding TIGR00730 family Rossman fold protein encodes MESICVFAGSNLGAHDEYKAKAVELGNYMAMNNYRLIYGGSRIGLMGEVANAVLNGGGEVIGVMPRGLFNGEMVHRELTQLIEVDDMHGRKAKMGELADGFIALPGGFGTYEELFEVLCWSQIGIHKKPVGVLNIRNYFDPLMNLIQNSINEGFSNASHLSLLNVSDKPLELLHLLKGYVPQTLEQKWKQLN; translated from the coding sequence TTGGAATCAATATGTGTTTTTGCAGGATCGAATTTAGGGGCGCATGACGAGTATAAAGCTAAAGCTGTTGAACTTGGAAACTACATGGCTATGAATAATTATCGCTTAATTTACGGCGGCTCAAGAATCGGATTAATGGGTGAAGTCGCGAATGCTGTTTTGAACGGTGGAGGTGAGGTCATCGGGGTTATGCCTAGAGGATTGTTTAACGGAGAGATGGTACATAGAGAATTAACGCAATTGATAGAAGTGGATGATATGCATGGACGTAAAGCAAAGATGGGAGAACTGGCGGATGGCTTTATTGCTTTACCCGGCGGTTTTGGGACGTATGAAGAGCTGTTTGAGGTCCTATGCTGGTCACAAATTGGCATCCATAAGAAACCGGTAGGTGTTCTAAACATCAGAAATTATTTTGATCCTCTGATGAATTTAATTCAAAACAGCATTAACGAGGGATTTTCTAATGCCTCACATCTCAGCTTGTTAAACGTATCAGATAAGCCGTTGGAACTTCTACATCTATTGAAAGGCTATGTTCCTCAAACGTTAGAACAAAAGTGGAAGCAGCTCAACTAG
- a CDS encoding alpha/beta hydrolase, which yields MSEKIFKVNGIDICSESFGDPSNPAVLLIMGATCSMVYWDEEFCQRLADTGRYVIRYDNRDVGRSIAYEPGSSNYTVIDMADDAAELLDAYNIEQANIVGMSLGGMIAQVLALRHPEKVQTLTLIASSIFGSDDNDRNLPPMDERILAFHADAATLDWADEEAIADYMVAGSAILCGSKHKLDKKRAYKQVRTEIKRANNLLSMFNHALLTGDDTFEGKLKNIMVPTLVVHGTEDTVLPIEHGLALANDIPNTSLLTLEGTGHEVHPDDWETIINAISSHTSGGNA from the coding sequence ATGAGCGAAAAGATATTTAAAGTAAACGGAATTGATATATGTTCGGAAAGTTTTGGAGATCCTAGCAATCCTGCAGTATTATTGATAATGGGCGCCACATGTTCTATGGTTTATTGGGATGAGGAGTTTTGCCAACGATTAGCAGATACAGGACGGTACGTTATTCGGTATGATAACCGGGATGTCGGACGTTCTATTGCTTATGAGCCTGGAAGTTCCAATTATACAGTGATCGACATGGCCGATGATGCTGCTGAGTTACTGGACGCCTATAATATAGAACAGGCAAATATCGTAGGGATGTCCTTAGGTGGTATGATTGCACAAGTTCTTGCTCTACGCCATCCTGAAAAAGTTCAAACCTTAACATTGATCGCATCGAGTATTTTTGGCTCTGATGACAATGATCGGAACTTGCCTCCAATGGATGAGAGAATCCTTGCTTTTCATGCGGATGCAGCTACTCTGGATTGGGCAGATGAAGAAGCGATAGCAGATTACATGGTTGCAGGTTCTGCCATACTCTGTGGTTCAAAGCATAAACTCGATAAGAAGAGAGCTTATAAGCAAGTTAGAACGGAAATAAAACGTGCAAACAACCTACTCAGTATGTTTAATCATGCGCTGCTTACGGGGGATGATACCTTCGAAGGTAAGTTGAAAAATATCATGGTTCCTACATTGGTTGTCCACGGTACTGAAGACACAGTACTGCCTATAGAGCATGGACTAGCGCTAGCTAATGATATTCCTAATACGTCGCTACTAACCCTAGAAGGAACGGGCCACGAAGTTCACCCGGATGACTGGGAAACAATAATTAATGCGATTTCGAGTCATACTTCAGGCGGTAATGCTTAA
- a CDS encoding lipid II flippase Amj family protein — protein sequence MVNSLIVVCLLTMIIHTAETLSYSVRYAGVKLNKIAIALSLTGIIVLVSRTANMIQAPLTAKFVDYAKIHLDFPLINYLRIILLASSLGTLIAIAIFPTFVGLFGRIIAKLEIEGSIPKLLTSVTIGQLKNTRKYIRKPKMNLYSFRYLGIPKRFIIMNVFVTAFYTVGVLSSLYAAHLMPQFSTTASQASGLINGLATILLTIFIDPQLGLITHKATENIEYRNQLGKIYVVLMGSRFLGTLLAQLLIEPAAGFISLLVKLI from the coding sequence ATGGTAAACAGTTTGATTGTAGTATGCTTGCTTACAATGATTATTCACACAGCGGAAACCTTATCCTATTCGGTAAGATACGCCGGTGTGAAGCTGAACAAGATTGCTATTGCCCTGTCTCTGACAGGCATTATTGTTCTCGTATCAAGAACAGCAAATATGATTCAAGCTCCACTGACGGCTAAATTCGTAGACTATGCCAAAATACATCTTGATTTTCCGCTCATTAATTATTTGAGAATTATACTATTAGCCTCCTCGTTAGGCACCTTAATAGCGATTGCCATATTCCCTACCTTTGTGGGTCTGTTTGGGAGAATTATCGCTAAGCTTGAGATCGAGGGCTCTATCCCTAAGCTGCTTACGAGCGTAACGATCGGACAGCTAAAGAATACTAGAAAATACATAAGAAAACCAAAAATGAATTTATATAGCTTTAGATACCTAGGGATCCCTAAACGGTTTATTATTATGAATGTTTTTGTTACTGCGTTCTATACGGTAGGTGTCTTATCGTCTTTATATGCTGCTCATTTAATGCCGCAATTTAGTACGACTGCTTCACAAGCTTCAGGCTTAATTAATGGGTTGGCGACAATACTGCTTACCATATTTATCGACCCGCAGCTTGGTCTTATTACTCATAAGGCAACTGAAAATATAGAATACCGTAACCAGCTTGGGAAAATATATGTCGTATTGATGGGCTCACGATTTCTAGGGACATTGCTAGCACAATTGCTGATCGAGCCGGCCGCCGGTTTTATTAGTCTATTGGTGAAACTGATTTAA
- a CDS encoding GTP pyrophosphokinase family protein: MTPENQIEQFKKLKHEITRFMLIYKFALDEMETKIEILKQEFQSLHDYSPIEHTKSRIKSPESIMNKMMRKNGDLSLQSIRSCIKDIAGLRITCSFISDIYHVSEMLQKQDDLTVLEVKDYIKNPKPNGYQSLHLLIQVPVFMSDRQELVCVEVQIRTIAMDFWASLEHKIFYKYNKSVPESMTRELKNAADAAHALDLQMERLHRDIKEIKDEDTDDSGSFEELRRIVINNQQFTLPANFVKLLGDM; this comes from the coding sequence ATGACCCCGGAGAATCAAATCGAACAATTTAAGAAGCTTAAGCACGAGATCACCCGATTTATGTTGATTTATAAATTTGCACTAGATGAGATGGAGACGAAGATTGAGATTCTCAAACAAGAGTTTCAGTCTCTGCACGATTACAGCCCTATCGAGCATACGAAATCGCGAATCAAGTCCCCTGAGAGTATTATGAACAAAATGATGCGTAAAAATGGAGACCTATCTCTACAATCTATTAGAAGTTGCATCAAAGATATTGCAGGACTACGGATTACATGTTCATTTATCTCAGATATTTATCATGTTAGTGAAATGCTACAGAAGCAGGACGACTTAACGGTACTTGAGGTGAAGGATTATATTAAGAATCCTAAACCTAACGGATATCAGAGCCTCCACTTGCTGATTCAAGTCCCTGTATTTATGTCCGACCGTCAGGAGCTCGTATGTGTAGAAGTGCAAATACGTACGATTGCTATGGATTTCTGGGCAAGTCTCGAGCATAAAATATTTTATAAATATAATAAGTCGGTACCAGAGAGTATGACACGTGAGTTGAAAAATGCAGCGGATGCCGCTCATGCGCTTGATCTACAGATGGAAAGACTGCATCGAGACATTAAGGAAATTAAAGACGAAGACACGGACGATAGTGGCTCCTTTGAGGAACTTCGGCGTATTGTGATTAACAATCAGCAATTCACACTGCCTGCTAACTTTGTTAAATTGCTTGGCGATATGTAA